The Megasphaera stantonii genome includes a window with the following:
- the hypD gene encoding hydrogenase formation protein HypD: MADGKKKSALDIIKSYDGPPVRIMEVCGTHTHEIFRLGLRQILPKEVTLISGPGCPVCVTPVSFIDEAIWLALERGVTICTFGDLVRVPGSEGSLATARSQGARVEIVYSPVDACSYAAAHRDEQVVFLSVGFETTTPAACLAVKEAAEQELTNFSILTANKTMPQAYEALKNSADVFLYPGHVEAVMGTKHCEGLAEQGISGVVAGFTAKELLTAFAVILAKFPQGKPFFKNCYPRVVTAEGSLPGQRLMAEVMEPCDSEWRGLGVIPMSGQRLQQRYAAYDARQKYGVPPMHGRSNPACRCGEVLQGICTPPQCPVFGRGCTPDHPVGACMVSHEGACSAYYQYGGGNHE; this comes from the coding sequence ATGGCAGATGGAAAGAAAAAATCGGCCCTGGACATCATTAAAAGTTACGATGGGCCGCCGGTGCGCATCATGGAAGTCTGCGGGACCCATACGCACGAAATATTCCGCTTAGGCCTGCGGCAGATTCTGCCCAAGGAGGTCACGCTCATTTCCGGGCCGGGCTGCCCGGTCTGCGTGACGCCGGTCAGCTTCATTGACGAAGCGATCTGGCTGGCGCTGGAACGAGGCGTTACGATCTGTACCTTCGGCGACCTGGTCCGCGTGCCCGGCTCGGAAGGCAGCCTGGCCACAGCCCGCAGTCAGGGGGCGAGGGTAGAAATCGTCTATTCGCCTGTCGATGCCTGCAGCTATGCGGCGGCTCATCGGGATGAACAGGTCGTATTCCTGTCCGTCGGCTTTGAAACGACGACGCCGGCAGCCTGTCTGGCTGTCAAAGAGGCAGCGGAACAAGAATTGACTAATTTTTCTATCTTAACGGCGAACAAGACGATGCCCCAGGCCTACGAGGCTCTCAAGAACAGCGCCGACGTATTCCTCTATCCGGGACATGTCGAAGCCGTCATGGGGACGAAGCACTGCGAAGGACTGGCGGAGCAGGGGATTTCCGGCGTCGTTGCCGGATTTACGGCGAAAGAACTCTTGACGGCCTTTGCCGTCATCTTGGCGAAATTTCCTCAGGGAAAGCCCTTTTTCAAAAACTGCTATCCCCGCGTCGTCACGGCAGAAGGCAGCTTGCCGGGCCAGCGGCTCATGGCGGAGGTCATGGAGCCCTGCGATTCGGAATGGCGGGGCCTCGGCGTGATTCCGATGTCGGGCCAGCGGCTGCAGCAGCGGTATGCGGCTTATGACGCGCGGCAGAAATACGGCGTGCCGCCTATGCATGGGCGGTCTAATCCGGCCTGCCGCTGCGGCGAAGTCCTGCAGGGAATCTGCACGCCGCCGCAGTGCCCTGTATTCGGCAGGGGCTGCACGCCGGACCATCCCGTAGGGGCCTGCATGGTATCGCACGAAGGAGCCTGCTCGGCCTATTATCAATATGGAGGCGGAAATCATGAATGA
- a CDS encoding HypC/HybG/HupF family hydrogenase formation chaperone, which translates to MCVGLPARVVTIKDGMALVDASGARRAVSAELIDELDPGDYVMVHAGMAIAKITDTDDHEMDDILEDL; encoded by the coding sequence ATGTGTGTAGGATTACCAGCGCGAGTGGTTACGATAAAGGACGGCATGGCCTTAGTCGACGCGTCCGGCGCGCGGCGCGCCGTGTCGGCCGAGCTCATTGACGAGTTGGACCCGGGCGATTACGTCATGGTCCATGCCGGCATGGCTATCGCCAAGATTACCGATACGGACGATCATGAAATGGACGATATCCTGGAGGACTTATGA
- the hypF gene encoding carbamoyltransferase HypF, which translates to MKTERICVFGIVQGVGFRPFVSRLAAKHGLGGTVCNKGSYVEIVAQGADDAVEAFCRDLPELAPERSAILNIDRSAAEPKSYSSFDIVESAREEGHIFVSPDIAVCDACKAELFDPSDRRYLHPFINCTACGPRLTILDAMPYDRERTSMGAFPMCPACEYEYTHAETRRYDAQPVCCNDCGPEVYLLGRTERRREAITEARRIIAGGGIVAVKGIGGFHLCCDAGNEDAVRRLRQSKHRPVKPLAVMMRDMDVVRRECVVEAGEAEILDGCQKPILLLRRKEGGRLCPSIAPGNPKVGVMLPYAPLQLLLFTYDDGVAMPDCLVMTSANESGAPICRTDDDANKELSSLCDAVLSHNRRIRLRADDSVMDFFDGEPYMIRRSRGYAPLPFFVGPDEGKQVLAVGGELKNTFCLAKGNLYYLSPYIGDLSDARTVDALRESVERMESLLEATPSAVVCDTHRQYNSVAVAEELGLPVLKVQHHYAHVLSCMAENNYLEPVIGVSFDGTGYGGDGTIWGGEVLLADVHGYSRFASVAPFHHVGGDAASREGWRIAVSLLYDNTGRNKEQTAALAEKLRLCSREELQAQFFLADNGVNTVMSTSAGRLFDGLSAALGLCRQSTFEGQGAMALQFAAEAWEQTHGEEAVVPGPLERLSDRYVLATQRVFDGCVQSYVKHGDAGREAYAFHRGLAGMVLAAARQAREETGRNAVALSGGVFQNTLLLRLCCRALERDGFTVLRHRLVPPNDGGLALGQALYGMYHLQ; encoded by the coding sequence ATGAAGACGGAACGGATCTGCGTGTTCGGCATCGTCCAGGGCGTAGGCTTCCGGCCCTTCGTGAGCCGTCTGGCGGCGAAGCACGGCTTGGGCGGCACGGTCTGCAATAAGGGCTCGTATGTAGAAATCGTCGCTCAGGGAGCGGACGACGCCGTAGAGGCCTTCTGCCGCGACTTGCCGGAATTGGCTCCGGAGCGGTCGGCTATCTTGAACATCGACCGGTCGGCGGCAGAGCCGAAGTCCTATTCATCCTTTGACATCGTAGAAAGCGCCAGGGAAGAAGGTCATATCTTCGTCTCTCCCGATATCGCTGTCTGCGACGCCTGCAAGGCCGAGCTCTTCGACCCGTCGGACCGGCGCTATCTCCATCCCTTCATCAACTGCACGGCCTGCGGGCCGCGCCTGACGATTCTCGACGCCATGCCCTATGACCGGGAACGGACCAGCATGGGCGCCTTTCCCATGTGCCCGGCCTGCGAATACGAATACACCCACGCCGAAACGCGGCGCTACGACGCCCAGCCGGTGTGCTGCAACGACTGCGGCCCCGAAGTGTATCTGCTGGGCCGGACGGAACGGCGCAGGGAGGCCATTACGGAGGCCCGGCGCATCATCGCAGGCGGCGGCATCGTCGCCGTCAAGGGCATCGGCGGCTTTCATCTGTGCTGCGATGCCGGGAACGAAGACGCTGTGCGCCGCCTGCGCCAGTCGAAGCACCGCCCCGTCAAGCCCCTGGCCGTCATGATGCGCGATATGGACGTCGTCCGGCGCGAATGCGTCGTCGAAGCCGGCGAAGCGGAGATACTGGACGGATGCCAGAAGCCGATTCTGTTGCTGCGCAGAAAGGAGGGCGGACGGCTGTGCCCGTCTATTGCGCCGGGCAATCCCAAGGTCGGCGTCATGCTTCCCTATGCGCCCCTGCAGCTCCTGCTGTTTACGTACGACGACGGCGTCGCCATGCCTGATTGCCTGGTCATGACCAGCGCCAACGAATCGGGTGCGCCGATTTGCCGGACCGACGACGACGCGAACAAGGAATTGTCGTCCCTGTGCGACGCCGTATTGTCGCATAACCGCCGCATACGCCTGCGGGCCGACGATTCGGTCATGGACTTTTTCGATGGCGAACCGTATATGATACGCCGTTCCCGCGGCTACGCGCCCCTGCCCTTTTTCGTCGGCCCCGACGAGGGAAAGCAGGTGCTGGCTGTCGGCGGCGAACTGAAAAATACATTCTGCCTTGCCAAAGGCAATTTATATTACCTGTCGCCGTACATCGGCGATCTGAGCGACGCGCGGACCGTCGACGCCCTGCGCGAATCGGTGGAGCGCATGGAATCGCTCCTAGAAGCGACGCCGTCGGCCGTCGTCTGCGATACGCATCGGCAGTACAATTCCGTCGCCGTTGCTGAGGAATTGGGATTGCCGGTCCTGAAGGTACAGCATCATTACGCCCACGTCTTGTCGTGCATGGCCGAGAACAATTACCTCGAGCCGGTCATCGGCGTTTCCTTTGACGGCACGGGCTACGGCGGCGACGGCACGATTTGGGGCGGCGAAGTGCTTTTGGCCGACGTGCACGGTTACAGCCGCTTTGCTTCCGTCGCGCCCTTCCATCATGTCGGCGGCGACGCAGCGTCCCGCGAGGGCTGGCGCATTGCCGTAAGCCTGCTGTACGACAATACGGGACGGAATAAGGAACAAACGGCGGCTCTGGCTGAAAAGCTCCGTCTCTGCAGCCGGGAAGAATTGCAGGCCCAGTTTTTCCTAGCTGACAACGGTGTCAACACGGTCATGTCGACCAGCGCCGGACGCCTCTTTGACGGCCTCAGCGCCGCCCTGGGCCTGTGCCGACAGTCGACCTTTGAAGGACAGGGGGCCATGGCCCTCCAGTTTGCCGCTGAAGCGTGGGAGCAAACCCACGGAGAAGAGGCTGTCGTCCCCGGCCCGTTGGAACGGCTTTCCGATCGATACGTCCTGGCGACGCAGCGCGTCTTCGACGGATGCGTCCAGTCGTATGTAAAGCACGGCGACGCCGGCAGGGAGGCCTATGCCTTTCATAGGGGATTAGCCGGCATGGTGCTGGCGGCGGCCCGGCAGGCTCGCGAAGAGACGGGACGGAATGCCGTGGCCCTGAGCGGCGGCGTCTTTCAGAATACGTTGCTCCTGCGCCTGTGCTGCCGGGCCTTGGAACGAGATGGATTTACGGTACTGCGTCATCGCCTCGTGCCGCCGAACGACGGCGGACTGGCCTTAGGGCAGGCTTTGTACGGCATGTACCATCTGCAATAG
- a CDS encoding nitrogenase component 1, which translates to MKGLWKYISPFAPDQSGAAAVMYGLNGIVVICDAGGCAGNICGFDEPRWFSGGKSAVFSAGLRDMDAILGRDDRLVAKLADAARQIDASFAAIVGTPVPSVIGTDYRALKRMAEKELSIPVVTLDTTGMELYDAGIEKAYDTLFRAFADLSMQAEDGIVGVIGAVPLDLMHPCDREGIVGALREEGWRQVWLYDTFGEFAQAGKVSRNIVVSPSGLRSAKYLKETFGTPYEFRYFGLESVLPEGLDLSGASVLVVHQQTAANAMRELAERRGAKAVTVASWFMEPQECRREGDILLKEEDDFRSLADNDAFDIVIGDLYFKKALPHFRGIYIDFPHFAVSGRE; encoded by the coding sequence ATGAAAGGTCTTTGGAAATATATATCGCCCTTTGCGCCGGACCAGTCCGGAGCGGCGGCGGTGATGTACGGATTGAACGGCATCGTCGTCATCTGCGACGCCGGCGGCTGCGCCGGCAATATCTGCGGCTTTGACGAGCCGCGCTGGTTCAGCGGCGGCAAGAGCGCCGTATTCAGCGCCGGCCTGCGCGATATGGACGCCATCTTGGGCCGCGACGACCGCCTGGTGGCGAAATTGGCCGACGCGGCCCGGCAAATCGACGCCTCCTTCGCCGCCATCGTCGGTACGCCCGTGCCGTCGGTCATCGGCACGGATTACCGGGCTTTGAAGCGCATGGCTGAGAAGGAACTGTCTATCCCAGTCGTCACGCTGGATACGACGGGCATGGAGCTGTACGACGCAGGCATTGAAAAAGCGTATGATACGCTGTTCAGGGCCTTTGCCGACTTGTCTATGCAGGCTGAAGACGGCATCGTCGGCGTCATCGGCGCCGTCCCCTTGGACCTCATGCATCCCTGCGACAGGGAAGGCATCGTCGGCGCCCTTCGGGAAGAGGGCTGGCGGCAGGTATGGCTGTACGATACCTTCGGCGAATTTGCCCAGGCCGGCAAGGTCAGCCGCAACATCGTCGTGTCGCCGTCGGGCCTTCGGAGTGCGAAGTACCTGAAAGAAACCTTCGGCACGCCCTACGAATTTCGTTATTTCGGTTTGGAATCGGTGCTGCCGGAGGGGCTCGACCTTTCCGGCGCGTCGGTCCTCGTCGTTCACCAGCAGACGGCGGCCAACGCCATGCGGGAGCTGGCGGAACGGCGGGGGGCGAAGGCCGTCACCGTCGCGTCGTGGTTTATGGAGCCCCAGGAATGCCGCCGCGAAGGAGACATCCTGCTGAAAGAAGAAGACGATTTCCGCAGCCTGGCCGATAACGACGCCTTTGATATCGTCATCGGCGACCTGTATTTTAAGAAAGCCCTGCCCCATTTCCGGGGCATCTATATAGATTTTCCTCATTTTGCCGTATCGGGGAGGGAATGA
- a CDS encoding nitrogenase component 1, which yields MTQRKPYAITVRELARRGRGDIPSDLVSSAHLIYNSPAALAFNSPGAQGFGVKRAGLAIPGSVMLLVGPGCCGRNTTILSEMGGYSDRFFYYIMDETDIVTGRHLRKIPQAVAEVVEALPQEPTVVMICMTCVDALLGTDMERVCRKAEAKVGLPVVPCYMYALTREGRKPPMVDVRRAIYSLLERDDRDSRTVNILGHFAPLRDTCELYGVLRQLGIRRINEISRCRDFAEYKAMSKANFNVILHPEARLAAQDMEKRLGIPSIELTRLYQIDKIRSQYQAFAGALGGAADDTVWYDEAAADAAEAAKRYGGTTIAVGEMQNGNAFEMALALTQYGFVVKEIYASVSPYDFAYIRRLEALSPDTEVYSNLSPSMLYYEGGDHPVELTIGKDAAYYHDDAAHVFWDEEIQPFGYDGLRELLRQISAALEGRSAR from the coding sequence ATGACACAACGAAAACCCTATGCGATTACTGTCAGGGAGCTGGCCCGGCGGGGCCGCGGCGATATTCCGTCGGACCTCGTGTCGTCGGCTCACCTCATTTACAATTCGCCGGCGGCACTGGCCTTTAACTCTCCCGGAGCCCAGGGCTTCGGCGTCAAGCGGGCCGGCCTGGCCATTCCCGGCTCGGTCATGCTGCTCGTCGGCCCGGGATGCTGCGGCCGCAACACGACGATATTGAGCGAAATGGGCGGCTACAGCGACAGGTTTTTCTACTACATCATGGATGAAACGGATATCGTGACGGGACGCCATCTGCGAAAAATTCCCCAGGCCGTGGCGGAAGTCGTCGAAGCACTGCCCCAGGAGCCGACTGTCGTCATGATCTGCATGACCTGCGTCGACGCCCTGCTGGGCACCGACATGGAACGGGTGTGCCGCAAGGCCGAGGCTAAGGTGGGCCTGCCCGTCGTGCCCTGCTATATGTACGCCCTGACCCGCGAAGGCCGCAAGCCTCCTATGGTCGACGTGCGCCGGGCCATTTACTCCCTTCTCGAAAGGGACGACCGCGACAGCCGTACCGTCAATATATTAGGGCATTTTGCGCCGCTCCGCGATACGTGCGAGCTCTACGGCGTCCTGCGCCAGCTGGGCATCCGCCGGATAAACGAGATTTCCCGCTGCCGCGATTTCGCCGAATATAAGGCCATGTCCAAGGCCAATTTCAACGTCATCCTCCATCCCGAGGCGCGGCTGGCCGCCCAGGATATGGAAAAGCGGCTGGGCATTCCCAGCATCGAGCTGACGCGGCTGTACCAGATCGACAAGATTCGCAGCCAGTACCAGGCTTTTGCCGGCGCCTTAGGCGGGGCCGCAGACGATACGGTATGGTATGACGAAGCGGCGGCCGACGCGGCGGAAGCGGCGAAGCGGTACGGCGGTACGACTATCGCTGTCGGGGAAATGCAGAACGGCAACGCCTTTGAAATGGCTCTGGCTCTGACGCAGTACGGCTTTGTGGTCAAGGAGATTTACGCCAGCGTGTCGCCCTATGATTTCGCCTATATCCGCCGCTTGGAAGCGCTAAGCCCCGACACGGAGGTATACTCTAATTTGTCGCCGTCGATGCTGTATTACGAAGGCGGGGACCATCCCGTCGAGCTGACGATCGGCAAGGACGCGGCCTATTATCACGACGATGCGGCCCATGTCTTTTGGGACGAAGAGATTCAGCCCTTCGGATACGACGGGCTGCGGGAGCTGCTGCGCCAGATTTCGGCGGCATTGGAAGGGAGGTCGGCCCGATGA
- a CDS encoding AAA family ATPase — protein MLKLAIYGKGGIGKSTMTSNLAAAFAYLGKKVIQIGCDPKADSTLNLLGGELLEPVMNYLREHDDDPQAIEEISRVGYGGVLCIETGGPTPGLGCAGRGIIATFDLLEDMGLFEQYEPDVVLYDVLGDVVCGGFAAPIREGYAAQVLIVTSGEKMALYAANNINTAVKNFADRSYAKVKGIILNRRNVPGEEEKVRAFAAERGLAIVGDIPRSDDINRFEEEGKTVVEGNPELPISQVFIQLAQTLWKDKDTAI, from the coding sequence ATGCTGAAACTTGCGATTTACGGAAAGGGCGGCATCGGCAAGTCGACTATGACCAGCAACCTGGCGGCGGCCTTCGCCTATTTGGGAAAGAAAGTCATACAAATCGGCTGCGACCCCAAGGCCGATTCGACGCTGAACCTGCTGGGCGGCGAGCTGCTCGAGCCGGTCATGAATTACCTGCGCGAGCACGACGACGACCCGCAGGCTATCGAAGAGATTTCTCGCGTCGGCTACGGCGGCGTCCTGTGCATCGAAACGGGAGGCCCGACGCCGGGCCTGGGCTGTGCCGGCCGGGGCATCATCGCGACCTTTGACTTATTGGAAGACATGGGATTGTTTGAACAGTACGAGCCCGACGTCGTGCTGTACGACGTGCTGGGCGACGTCGTCTGCGGCGGCTTTGCCGCGCCGATCCGCGAGGGCTATGCCGCTCAGGTCCTCATCGTCACGTCGGGTGAAAAGATGGCCCTCTATGCGGCGAACAACATCAACACGGCCGTCAAGAATTTCGCCGACCGCAGCTATGCAAAGGTCAAGGGCATCATCCTGAACCGCCGCAACGTGCCGGGAGAAGAAGAAAAGGTCCGGGCCTTCGCGGCGGAACGGGGCCTGGCAATCGTCGGCGATATTCCCCGCAGCGACGACATAAACCGCTTTGAGGAAGAAGGCAAGACCGTCGTCGAGGGCAATCCGGAGCTGCCCATCAGCCAGGTGTTCATCCAGCTGGCGCAGACATTATGGAAAGACAAGGATACTGCGATATGA
- a CDS encoding TM1266 family iron-only hydrogenase system putative regulator: METRLALIGIIVGKRDETTKLNELLHEYGQYIVGRMGIPYKDKDINVISIIIDAPQDTISALSGKLGMLPDVSTKTIYPPLPQQR, translated from the coding sequence ATGGAAACGAGATTAGCCCTTATCGGAATCATCGTAGGCAAGCGGGACGAGACGACGAAGCTCAACGAGCTCCTTCACGAATACGGACAGTATATCGTCGGTCGCATGGGTATTCCGTATAAGGATAAGGATATCAACGTCATCAGCATTATTATCGACGCGCCGCAGGATACGATCAGCGCCTTGTCGGGAAAGCTCGGCATGCTTCCCGACGTGAGCACGAAGACGATCTACCCGCCGCTGCCGCAGCAGAGGTGA
- a CDS encoding zinc ribbon domain-containing protein, with the protein MICPTCGTELRDGVLMCPICGTKQIVPPPAPPKNMQNNPKIFSKTRVVSFIIVMIFLIIGLWRVFLQ; encoded by the coding sequence GTGATTTGTCCTACCTGCGGCACAGAGCTGCGCGACGGCGTCCTCATGTGCCCCATCTGCGGCACGAAGCAAATCGTCCCGCCGCCGGCGCCGCCGAAAAACATGCAGAACAATCCGAAAATTTTCTCCAAGACCCGGGTCGTCAGCTTTATCATCGTCATGATATTCTTGATCATCGGCCTTTGGAGAGTCTTTCTGCAATAG
- a CDS encoding acyl-CoA dehydrogenase, whose translation MDFKLTEMQQDIANLAKDFATKRLAPTVKERDEKEIFDRAILDEMGTLGLLGIPWEEENGGVGADFLSLAVACEEVAKVDPSIALSFEVHTMLCSWPIWKFGTAEQKEKYLKPLAEGTKLGAFGLTEPNAGTDALNGSSTAVKEGDYYILNGSKVFNTNGGEADVTIVFAATDKSKGAKGMSAFIVEKGMEGFTYGKQEVKMGIRASVQRELVFQNVKVPAANLLGKEGEGFKIAMMTLDGGRVGVGAQALGIAEGAYNEAVKYAKERVQFGKPIATKQAIAFMLADMKLKIETARLAVYKAAWKMGQPDVKSYSMDAAIAKKYASDIAMQVTTDAVQVFGGYGFTREYPVERYMRDAKITQIYEGTNQVQQMIISGAILK comes from the coding sequence ATGGATTTTAAACTCACAGAAATGCAGCAAGACATTGCCAATCTCGCCAAAGATTTTGCTACAAAACGCTTGGCTCCGACCGTAAAAGAACGCGACGAAAAGGAAATCTTCGACCGCGCTATCCTCGATGAAATGGGCACCCTCGGCCTCCTCGGCATTCCCTGGGAAGAAGAAAATGGCGGCGTTGGCGCCGACTTCCTCAGCCTGGCCGTTGCCTGCGAAGAAGTTGCCAAAGTTGACCCCTCCATCGCCCTGAGCTTCGAAGTTCACACCATGCTCTGCTCCTGGCCTATCTGGAAGTTCGGCACGGCAGAACAGAAGGAAAAATATTTGAAACCCCTGGCAGAAGGCACGAAACTCGGCGCTTTCGGCCTGACCGAACCCAACGCCGGCACGGATGCCCTCAACGGTTCCTCCACGGCTGTTAAGGAAGGCGACTACTACATCCTCAACGGATCCAAGGTCTTCAACACCAACGGCGGCGAAGCCGACGTAACCATCGTATTTGCAGCTACGGATAAATCCAAGGGCGCGAAGGGCATGAGCGCGTTCATCGTTGAAAAAGGCATGGAAGGCTTCACCTACGGCAAACAGGAAGTCAAAATGGGTATCCGCGCTTCCGTACAGCGCGAACTCGTATTCCAGAACGTTAAAGTTCCGGCAGCCAACCTCCTCGGCAAAGAAGGCGAAGGCTTCAAGATTGCGATGATGACCCTCGACGGCGGCCGCGTAGGCGTCGGCGCACAGGCTCTCGGCATCGCCGAAGGCGCATACAACGAAGCTGTTAAATACGCGAAAGAACGCGTTCAGTTCGGCAAACCCATCGCTACGAAGCAGGCTATCGCCTTCATGCTCGCTGACATGAAGCTCAAGATCGAAACGGCTCGCCTCGCCGTATACAAAGCAGCCTGGAAGATGGGCCAGCCCGACGTGAAGTCCTACTCCATGGACGCGGCTATTGCTAAGAAATACGCTTCCGACATCGCGATGCAGGTTACGACGGACGCCGTACAGGTCTTCGGCGGCTACGGTTTCACCCGCGAATACCCGGTAGAACGGTACATGCGCGACGCTAAGATCACTCAGATCTACGAAGGCACGAACCAGGTACAGCAGATGATTATTTCCGGCGCTATCCTGAAATAA
- a CDS encoding short-chain-enoyl-CoA hydratase translates to MAYQNIEFTKEDGIGILTINRPKALNALNTETVMELNDCVGKIENDAEVKVLIVTGGGAKSFVAGADIVEMSTKNAVEGRHFGKIAQDTFTRIENLPQPVIAAVNGYALGGGCELACACDFRYASDNAKFGQPEVGLGITPGFGGTQRLPRVVGRGYGKELIFTAQMIDAQEAYRIGLVNKVVPQEQLMDEAKKTAKKIASNAKIAVQLAKAAINRGINCDVITGIAYEDEVFGLCFATEDQKEGMAAFVEKRKANFTDK, encoded by the coding sequence ATGGCTTATCAGAACATTGAATTTACAAAAGAAGACGGCATCGGTATCTTGACGATTAATCGTCCGAAGGCTCTCAACGCCTTGAATACAGAAACGGTTATGGAACTGAATGACTGCGTCGGCAAAATCGAAAACGACGCGGAAGTTAAAGTCCTCATCGTTACCGGCGGCGGCGCTAAATCCTTCGTAGCCGGCGCAGATATCGTCGAAATGTCCACGAAGAACGCCGTAGAAGGCCGTCACTTCGGCAAGATCGCTCAGGATACGTTTACTCGTATTGAAAATCTTCCCCAGCCGGTTATCGCCGCTGTAAACGGCTACGCTCTCGGCGGCGGCTGCGAACTCGCCTGCGCTTGCGATTTCCGCTATGCTTCCGACAACGCTAAATTCGGCCAGCCCGAAGTCGGCCTCGGCATTACTCCCGGTTTCGGCGGCACGCAGCGCCTTCCCCGTGTCGTTGGCCGCGGCTACGGCAAAGAACTGATCTTCACGGCTCAGATGATCGACGCTCAGGAAGCATACCGCATCGGCCTCGTAAATAAAGTCGTTCCTCAGGAACAGCTCATGGACGAAGCTAAAAAGACGGCTAAGAAGATCGCTTCCAACGCTAAAATCGCCGTACAGCTTGCTAAAGCAGCTATCAACCGCGGCATCAACTGCGACGTTATTACCGGTATCGCCTATGAAGACGAAGTATTCGGCCTCTGCTTTGCTACGGAAGACCAGAAGGAAGGCATGGCTGCTTTCGTTGAAAAACGCAAAGCAAACTTCACAGACAAATAA